In a single window of the Streptomyces sp. NBC_00285 genome:
- the ahcY gene encoding adenosylhomocysteinase, producing the protein MTIVDNRQDFKVADLSLAEFGRKEITLAEHEMPGLMAIRKEFTATQPLAGARIMGSLHMTVQTAVLIETLVALGAEVRWVSCNIFSTQDHAAAAVAVGPNGTPDNPQGIPVFAWKGETLEEYWWCTEQALTWPNTPTGGPNMILDDGGDATMLVHKGVEYEKAGKVPSADTAESDEHRVVLEVLDRTITDGSQKWTQLASEIRGVTEETTTGVHRLYEMQRDGALLFPAINVNDAVTKSKFDNKYGCRHSLIDGINRATDVLIGGKTAVVFGYGDVGKGCAESLRGQGARVIVTEIDPICALQAAMDGYQVTTLDDVVDKADIFITTTGNKDIIMAADMAKMKHQAIVGNIGHFDNEIDMAGLAKIPGIVKDEVKPQVHTWKFPDGKVLIVLSEGRLLNLGNATGHPSFVMSNSFADQTLAQIELFTKPDEYPTDVYVLPKHLDEKVARLHLDALGVKLTELRPEQASYIGVEVDGPYKPDHYRY; encoded by the coding sequence ATGACGATTGTGGACAACCGACAGGACTTCAAGGTCGCCGATCTCTCCCTGGCCGAGTTCGGCCGCAAGGAGATCACTCTCGCCGAGCATGAGATGCCGGGTCTGATGGCGATCCGCAAGGAGTTCACGGCCACCCAGCCGCTGGCCGGCGCCCGCATCATGGGCTCGCTGCACATGACCGTGCAGACCGCCGTTCTGATCGAGACCCTGGTTGCCCTTGGCGCCGAGGTCCGCTGGGTGTCCTGCAACATCTTCTCCACCCAGGACCACGCGGCAGCCGCTGTCGCCGTAGGCCCGAACGGAACGCCCGACAACCCCCAGGGCATCCCGGTCTTCGCCTGGAAGGGCGAGACCCTGGAGGAGTACTGGTGGTGCACCGAGCAGGCTCTGACCTGGCCGAACACGCCCACCGGCGGCCCGAACATGATCCTGGACGACGGCGGCGACGCCACCATGCTCGTCCACAAGGGTGTCGAGTACGAGAAGGCCGGCAAGGTCCCCTCTGCGGACACCGCCGAGTCCGACGAGCACCGTGTCGTCCTCGAAGTCCTCGACCGGACCATCACCGACGGCTCGCAGAAGTGGACCCAACTCGCCTCGGAGATCCGCGGCGTGACGGAGGAGACCACGACCGGTGTCCACCGTCTGTACGAGATGCAGCGCGACGGCGCCCTCCTGTTCCCGGCGATCAACGTCAACGACGCCGTCACCAAGTCGAAGTTCGACAACAAGTACGGCTGCCGCCACTCCCTGATCGACGGCATCAACCGTGCCACTGACGTCCTCATCGGCGGCAAGACCGCAGTCGTCTTCGGCTACGGCGACGTGGGCAAGGGCTGTGCGGAGTCTCTGCGCGGACAGGGCGCCCGCGTGATCGTCACCGAGATCGACCCGATCTGCGCGCTGCAGGCGGCGATGGACGGCTACCAGGTCACGACGCTGGACGACGTTGTCGACAAGGCCGACATCTTCATCACCACGACCGGCAACAAGGACATCATCATGGCCGCCGACATGGCCAAGATGAAGCACCAGGCGATCGTCGGGAACATCGGCCACTTCGACAACGAGATCGACATGGCCGGCCTGGCCAAGATCCCCGGCATCGTCAAGGACGAGGTCAAGCCCCAGGTCCACACCTGGAAGTTCCCCGACGGCAAGGTCCTCATCGTGCTGTCGGAGGGCCGTCTGCTGAACCTGGGCAACGCCACCGGGCACCCGTCGTTCGTGATGTCCAACTCGTTCGCGGACCAGACCCTGGCCCAGATCGAGCTGTTCACCAAGCCCGACGAGTACCCGACCGACGTCTACGTGCTGCCCAAGCACCTCGACGAGAAGGTCGCCCGCCTCCACCTGGACGCGCTCGGTGTGAAGCTGACCGAGCTGCGCCCGGAGCAGGCGTCGTACATCGGTGTCGAGGTCGACGGCCCGTACAAGCCGGACCACTACCGCTACTGA